Proteins encoded together in one Chelonoidis abingdonii isolate Lonesome George chromosome 1, CheloAbing_2.0, whole genome shotgun sequence window:
- the PCDH9 gene encoding protocadherin-9 isoform X3, producing MDLRDFYLLAALIACLRLDSAIAQELIYTIREELPENVPIGNIPKDLNISHISAATGTSASLVYRLVSKAGDAPLVKVSSTTGEIFTTSNRIDREKLCAGASYAEENECFFELEVVILPNDFFRLIKIKIIVKDTNDNAPMFPSPVINISIPENTLINSRFPIPSATDPDTGFNGVQHYELLNGQSVFGLDIVETPEGEKWPQLIVQQNLDREQKDTYVMKIKVEDGGTPQKSSTAILQVTVSDVNDNRPVFKESQVEVHIPENAPVGTSVIQLHATDADVGSNAEIRYIFGAQVAPATKRLFALNNTTGLITVQRSLDREETAIHKVTVLASDGSSTPARATVTINVTDVNDNPPNIDLRYIISPINGTVYLSEKDPVNTKIALITVSDKDTDVNGKVICFIEREVPFHLKAVYDNQYLLETSSLLDYEGTKEFSFKIVASDSGKPSLNQTALVRVKLEDENDNPPIFSQPVIELSVSENNRRGLYLTTISATDEDSGKNADIVYQLGPNASFFDLDRKTGVLTASRVFDREEQERFIFTVTARDNGTPPLQSQAAVIVTVLDENDNSPKFTHNHFQFFVSENLPKYSTVGVITVTDADAGENKAVTLSILNDNENFVLDPYSGVIKSNVSFDREQQSSYTFDVKAIDGGQPPRSSTAKVTINVMDVNDNSPVVIYPPSNTSFKLVPLSAIPGSVVAEVFAVDIDTGMNAELKYTIVSGNNKGLFRIDPVTGNITLEEKPALTDVGLHRLVVNISDLGYPKSLHTLVLVFLYVNDTAGNASYIYDLIRRTMETPLDRNIGDSSQPYQNEDYLTIMIAIVAGAMVVIVVIFVTVLVRCRHASRFKAAQRSKQGAEWMSPNQENKQNKKKKRKKRKSPKSSLLNFVTIEESKPDDAVHEPINGTISLPAELEEQSIGRFDWGTAPPTTFKPNSPDLAKHYKSASPQSAFHLKPDTPVSVKKHHVIQELPLDNTFVGGCDTLSKRSSTSSDHFSASECSSQGGFKTKGPLHTRQSQRRVTFHLPDGSQESCSDSGLGDHEPVGSGTLISHPLPLVQPQDEFYDQASPDKRTEADGNSDPNSDAAQQVIMGESYI from the coding sequence ATGGACCTGAGGGATTTTTACCTGTTGGCTGCTCTGATTGCCTGTTTAAGGCTGGATTCAGCTATAGCTCAAGAACTTATTTACACTATTAGAGAGGAGCTACCTGAAAATGTACCCATAGGAAACATACCAAAGGATCTGAACATTTCTCACATCAGTGCTGCCACAGGGACCAGCGCCAGCCTCGTCTACAGACTGGTTTCTAAAGCAGGGGATGCCCCTTTGGTCAAAGTGTCCAGCACCACTGGGGAAATCTTCACCACCTCTAATAGAATAGACAGAGAAAAACTCTGTGCTGGAGCCTCCTATGCTGAAGAAAATGAGTGTTTTTTTGAACTTGAAGTGGTTATTCTCCCCAATGACTTTTTTAGGCtgatcaaaataaaaatcattgtAAAAGATACCAATGACAATGCACCTATGTTTCCATCTCCTGTCATCAATATTTCCATACCTGAAAACACGTTGATCAATAGCCGCTTTCCAATTCCATCAGCAACTGATCCTGACACAGGTTTCAACGGTGTACAGCACTATGAATTGTTAAATGGGCAGAGTGTCTTTGGACTGGATATTGTTGAAACTCCGGAAGGAGAGAAATGGCCTCAACTGATCGTACAGCAAAACTTGGATAGAGAGCAGAAAGACACCTATGTGATGAAAATCAAAGTAGAGGATGGAGGAACCCCTCAGAAATCCAGCACAGCCATACTGCAAGTCACAGTAAGTGATGTCAATGATAACAGACCAGTTTTTAAAGAGAGTCAGGTGGAGGTTCACATACCAGAGAATGCCCCAGTAGGCACCTCTGTAATTCAGCTTCATGCTACAGATGCAGATGTAGGAAGCAATGCAGAAATCAGATATATTTTTGGTGCCCAAGTTGCCCCTGCAACCAAAAGGCTGTTTGCTTTAAATAACACAACAGGGCTGATTACAGTTCAGAGGTCCTTAGATCGAGAAGAGACTGCTATTCACAAAGTGACAGTGCTGGCCAGTGATGGTAGCTCTACTCCTGCTCGGGCAACTGTTACCATCAATGTCACTGATGTAAATGATAACCCTCCTAACATAGACCTCAGGTACATTATAAGTCCCATCAATGGCACAGTATACTTATCTGAGAAAGATCCTGTCAATACAAAGATTGCCCTAATTACAGTTTCAGATAAGGACACTGATGTGAATGGCAAAGTGATCTGTTTCATTGAGAGAGAGGTCCCATTTCACTTGAAGGCAGTTTACGACAACCAGTATTTGTTAGAGACCTCTTCCTTGTTGGACTATGAGGGCACCAAAGAATTCAGCTTTAAAATTGTGGCCTCTGATTCTGGCAAGCCCAGTTTGAACCAGACTGCACTGGTAAGAGTTAAACTGGAGGATGAAAATGACAACCCTCCAATTTTCAGCCAGCCTGTAATTGAGCTGTCAGTTTCTGAAAACAACCGTCGTGGTCTATACTTAACAACTATTAGTGCCACAGATGAAGACAGTGGGAAAAATGCAGACATTGTTTATCAGCTTGGCCCTAATGCTTCCTTTTTCGATCTGGATCGAAAGACGGGAGTTTTAACAGCCTCCAGAGTTTTTGACAGAGAAGAGCAAGAACGTTTCATTTTCACTGTAACAGCAAGGGACAATGGCACCCCTCCTCTGCAGAGTCAAGCAGCTGTAATTGTTACTGTGCTGGATGAAAATGATAACAGTCCCAAATTTACTCATAATCACTTTCAGTTTTTTGTATCTGAGAACTTACCAAAGTATAGCACCGTGGGAGTGATCACAGTGACAGATGCAGATGCAGGGGAAAATAAAGCAGTGACCCTTTCCATCCTGAATGATAATGAGAACTTTGTGCTGGATCCTTACTCTGGAGTTATAAAGTCCAATGTTTCTTTTGATCGAGAACAGCAGAGCTCGTACACCTTTGATGTCAAGGCCATTGATGGAGGACAACCTCCTCGCTCTTCTACAGCGAAAGTAACAATAAATGTCATGGATGTTAATGATAACAGCCCAGTTGTCATCTATCCACCTTCTAATACTTCTTTTAAATTGGTGCCACTCTCAGCAATCCCAGGCTCTGTCGTAGCAGAAGTATTTGCTGTGGATATAGACACTGGAATGAATGCTGAACTTAAATATACAATTGTAAGTGGAAATAACAAAGGTTTATTTCGTATTGATCCAGTGACAGGTAATATTACTCTAGAAGAAAAACCAGCTCTTACTGATGTGGGGCTGCATCGTTTAGTGGTCAACATAAGTGACTTGGGTTATCCTAAATCCTTGCATACTCTTGTGCttgtatttttgtatgtaaatgaCACTGCTGGAAATGCCTCTTATATTTATGACTTGATACGTAGGACTATGGAAACACCCTTGGACCGGAACATAGGGGACAGTAGCCAACCCTATCAAAATGAGGACTATCTTACTATCATGATTGCTATAGTGGCAGGTGCTATGGTTGTGATCGTGGTGATATTTGTCACGGTTCTGGTTCGCTGTCGACATGCATCTAGGTTCAAAGCGGCACAAAGGAGCAAGCAAGGTGCTGAATGGATGTCTCCCAATCAGGagaacaaacagaacaagaaaaagaaaaggaagaaaaggaagtcTCCtaaaagttctcttttaaactttgTTACCATTGAGGAGTCGAAACCTGATGATGCTGTCCATGAACCTATCAACGGAACAATAAGCCTTccagctgagctggaggagcAAAGTATAGGAAGATTTGACTGGGGCACAGCACCACCAACAACCTTTAAGCCAAACAGTCCTGATCTTGCTAAGCATTACAAATCTGCCTCTCCACAGTCTGCTTTTCATCTTAAACCTGACACTCCAGTATCAGTGAAAAAGCATCATGTGATTCAGGAACTTCCGTTGGACAACACCTTTGTTGGTGGTTGTGACACCCTTTCCAAACGCTCTTCCACTAGTTCAGATCACTTCAGTGCCTCAGAGTGCAGTTCCCAAGGAGGCTTCAAGACAAAGGGCCCCTTACACACCAGACAG